The following are from one region of the Nicotiana tomentosiformis chromosome 7, ASM39032v3, whole genome shotgun sequence genome:
- the LOC104111031 gene encoding uncharacterized protein has protein sequence MAGKSSKVPLNGRELGDFVKKSDEPEGICELIFGFLDEGLEFYSSECSLDSSISYSSGEIMHAEDDENVNNSEENKAFWESQRELLHTTLCRTTSFESIVRKATKEALKELKSTGINCNCKKMVADSCRKCTQNEISERLRNAGYNCFICKSKWKSSREMPSGEHTYMEVVQNPISKKGEIMKVIIELNFRGEFEMARANEEYNGLVKQLPEVYVGKIERLRNLIKILCCASKKCMKEKKMHMAPWRKHKYMQAKYVGTPEMKPEPVFPAVNNLRRLVARPRAYSMLTFDLLESLPPPPPPPGLYSTAIKVI, from the exons ATGGCCGGAAAATCGTCTAAAGTCCCGTTGAACGGCCGGGAATTAGGTGACTTTGTCAAGAAATCCGATGAACCCGAAGGCATATGTGAATTGATATTTGGGTTCTTAGACGAAGGCCTCGAGTTTTACTCGTCGGAATGTTCGTTGGATTCGAGCATTAGCTATAGTAGTGGAGAGATAATGCATGCGGAGGACGATGAAAATGTAAACAATAGTGAGGAGAACAAGGCGTTTTGGGAATCACAAAGGGAGCTTCTTCAC aCAACACTGTGTAGGACAACTTCTTTTGAATCAATAGTCAGAAAAGCTACAAAGGAGGCTCTAAAAGAATTGAAATCAACAGGCATCAATTGCAACTGCAAGAAAATGGTAGCAGATAGTTGTAGGAAATGTACACAAAATGAAATCTCCGAACGCCTTAGAAACGCAGGTTATAATTGCTTCATTTGCAAGTCTAAGTGGAAAAGCTCGCGCGAAATGCCTTCAG GTGAACACACATATATGGAAGTGGTGCAGAATCCAATTTCAAAAAAGGGAGAAATAATGAAGGTGATCATAGAATTGAATTTCAGAGGAGAATTCGAGATGGCACGAGCTAACGAAGAGTACAATGGTCTAGTGAAACAATTGCCAGAAGTATACGTAGGAAAAATTGAGAGGCTTAGGAATCTAATAAAAATATTATGTTGTGCATCTAAGAAGTgtatgaaggaaaagaagatgcACATGGCTCCGTGGAGGAAGCATAAGTACATGCAAGCTAAGTATGTCGGCACGCCGGAGATGAAGCCGGAGCCAGTTTTTCCGGCGGTGAACAATTTACGACGGTTAGTAGCAAGACCAAGAGCTTATTCTATGCTCACTTTCGATTTGCTGGAAAGCTTgccgccgccgccgccgccgccggGATTATATTCTACGGCGATTAAAGTTATTTGA